The proteins below are encoded in one region of Saccopteryx leptura isolate mSacLep1 chromosome 1, mSacLep1_pri_phased_curated, whole genome shotgun sequence:
- the RPL37 gene encoding large ribosomal subunit protein eL37 — MTKGTSSFGKRRNKTHTLCRRCGSKAYHLQKSTCGKCGYPAKRKRKYNWSAKAKRRNTTGTGRMRHLKIVYRRFRHGFREGTTPKPKRAAVAASSSS, encoded by the exons ATG ACGAAGGGCACGTCGTCGTTCGGCAAGCGCCGCAACAAGACGCACACTCTGTGCCGCCGCTGCGGCTCCAAGGCCTACCACCTGCAGAAGTCCACGTGCGGCAAGTGCGGCTACCCCGCCAAGCGCAAGAGGAAGT ATAACTGGAGCGCCAAGGCTAAGCGGCGGAACACCACCGGGACCGGTCGCATGAGACATCTGAAAATCGTCTACCGGAGATTCAG GCATGGCTTCCGTGAAGGAACAACACCTAAACCCAAGAGGGCAGCTGTTGCGGCTTCAAGTTCATCTTAA